The genome window GTAGTATTGCTCGATAACACATCGTCGCTGGCTCCATTCGAAGGGGTCTTGATCGCAGTGGTCTGCAGGTGGCGTAACTCCCTGGCTGGAGTCGCGGAGGGGCGCTGGGCGTGCAGGTTTAGGCTTGGGTGGGGCCCAACCGCTGACACAcatagagagagagagagagggcggGCGGGTACCAAGTTACAAGTCCCAGTCTCGAACAGAACAGAgcaaaaggaaaggaaaagggacGCCCCCTTCCCGCCTCGTATTTCTTCTGCTtcacctccccttctcagccttcactcgcaccctcaccctcaccctcaccctcaccttcacctCACTCACCCTTTGGTTTTGATGTGTAGCTAGTTATGGTTGTGTGTGTCTCGTAGCCATTCTTTGTTCCGTCATCCATCCCTTCTTTCCAAACGCCTCAGCTCGGGCAGCCCCAGCCGGACCCGTTCGAACttgcgcgcgcgcgcgcctCCCGTCGCCCTTAACAATTCCCTGTTTCGGTTTCGGCTCTGCCGTCTCCTCCTGCCAACTTTCAGATTGAATTGCCGGCCAACGCtgaccaccaaccaccaccaccactaccaacCACCAACTGGCGACCTTCCCCCCCTGGCCTGGAACCTCCAATCCTCTTCGGCCTCGACGACTTCaattttctttctcttgaCACTTCCCCCCCCGTTCGAACCTCCGAGCTCCTCCCGTCACCGTGGCGATTTGGGTCGGGATATCCCGAGACTCACACCTTTAGCGGCTAGCGCTTCCCGGCACCCGCGACTCGAACATACCGCTGCCGTACTCAAAACTGCCCAAGTGTTCTTACGCCGCtcactctttttttttgtgtacCTGGATTTCGTGAGGGTGTGgtggaagagaaaaaaaaatcattGCTTGGTCCCTGACATCGCTGTCGTCTTTCTCTCGAATTCCCAGCCTGACCCGCCAGGCcgcctcaacaccacctacCTCTTCAACTGGTAGTGTGCCTACACATACGAAATGTCCTACAATCCTCCAATGAGTTTCTCCGAGAGGAGAGGGGCCGTCTTTAACGAGGAGTTGTCGCTGAATACACATCATGGCATCAAGAGCCTGGCGCAACCGCGTCCCAGAgggccaccaacaccgagtATGAGCACGCCCGCGGCAGACTTCGATCAGGTTACCggctctccaccacctccacccacGCCGGCGGCATCCCCAGGACCATCCAACTCGAGGCCGGATTGGAAGAGCGCCGACGAAACCGAGGAGGCCTACCTTGCTACGATTCGCCAGTACTTTGTCAAGTGCAACAGTGCTCAGAGGGGGCGGCTGCTGTCTGATCTGCTGAATCTCTGCACCAGTCAACAGCTGAGCTTTGTGCACCAGTTTGTCAGCCCgctgctgaagaaggatCCATTCACTACTCTCCCAGATGAACTGTGTCTTAGAGTTGGTCTCGCGCTCCCCGGCTTTGCGCCTTTGCATGTAACTGACCGTGTACCGCTTAGATCCTCTCGTTCATCGACGATCCCAAGGTGCTTGTGCGCGCATCGCAAGTGTCCCGAAGATGGCGGGATTTGCTGAGTGATGACATGACGTGGAAGAATCTATGCGTAAAGCACGATTATCAGCGTAGGATGTCGGAAGTCCAAGCTATGCGGGCAGAACTCTACGGTCATGCTCAGCGAGACGACGGTGCGGCCGCCGGGGACTGTTCCGGCGCGCTCACGTCCAACTCGCTACCCACGTCGTTTGGAAGCAGCACCGGCGCGCGGCCGAGGCTCACGTCGTACAAGTCACACTTTAAGCAGAGATATCTGGTTGATGTGGCTTGGAGGACGGGCGGGCGGAACATCTCCAAGAATCTCACCCAGGATGGCGGTGTGGTCACGAGTCTGCATTTGACCTCCAAGTACATCATTGTGGCTCTTGATAATGCCAGGATCCACGTGTTTGATACCGAAGGAAACGCGCTTCGCACCCTGCAGGGCCATGTGATGGGTGTCTGGGCTATGGTGCCCTGGGATGATATCCTGGTCAGTGGTGGCTGTGACAGAGAGGTTCGGGTTTGGGACCTGACGACTGGGTAAGTTCCATCATGGGTTTGGTGGTCATTCGGTTCTGGGCTGACTTTTGGATCACAGAAACTGCCTGCATACGCTTAGGGGTCACACCTCCACGGTCCGCTGTCTTAAGATGTCAGATGCCAACACGGCCATTTCCGGATCCAGAGACACGACCCTTCGGGTTTGGGATATCAGAAACGGCACACTGATCAAGCTGCTTGTCGGCCACCAGGCCAGCGTCCGGTGTTTGGAGATCAAGGGTGACATCGTGGTGTCTGGCAGTTATGATACCACCGCCAAGGTGTGGAGTATTTCCGAAGGTCGCTGCCTTCACACGCTTTCGGGGCATTACAGCCAAATCTATGCAATCGCCTTTGATGGCTACCGGGTGGCGACTGGCAGTCTTGACACTAGTGTCAGGATTTGGAATGCGCAGACAGGGTAGGTTTCCATCTGACCTCTCGTCAAAAGTCCAATGCTAACTAACACAATTCCACAGTGAATGTCAAGCTGTTCTCCAAGGCCACACCTCCCTCGTGGGTCAACTGCAAATGCGCGGCGGCACACTCGTCACGGGCGGCAGTGATGGCTCTGTGAGAGTATGGTCGCTCGAGAGATTCTGCCCTATTCACCGGCTCGCCGCCCACGACAACAGCGTGACGAGCTTGCAATTTGACGACACGAGGGTTGTCAGCGGAGGTAGCGACGGGCGAGTCAAGGTCTGGGATCTCAAGACTGGCCAGCTGGTTCGCGAGCTTATCACGCAGGGCGAGGCTGTGTGGAGGGTTGcgtttgaggatgagaagtGCGTCGCGATGGCGCTGAAGAATAGCCGGACCGTCATGGAGGTAagcaccccacccccccctttttttttttttttttttttttcgtcctGAGCACGCAGCGGAATATTGACATGTGTACAGGTTTGGAACTTCTCGCCACCAGAAGAAATGCTCAACGACCGCCCTGTTATCCCATTAAAGAGAACCCTCGACGCCCCAGCACCAGACGGCAGCAGACCACTCAGCGCCTTTGCTCTGGACTACCGGGGTGCTGGAAGCAGTAGTAGCGGCAATGGAATGCTTGACGTCGATATGCCCGACGCAGGACCGTCCACCGCGCCACTTCAACAGAGCGGTGGCATGTTTTTCCGGGATCCATGAATACGAGATGATTCTCAACGCTATGGTACATACACACATACACTTATGATGTGAAGTGAGAAAGGGGGTTTATCATTGTTGGCGTCATCCGCTGATTTgcttattttcttttttggctGGTTATTATTTTTGCGCATACCCCCATTCTTGTTGGTTTATTTATCTTTTGGGTCTCAGCGGCTACATGATCGTTCTGTATCGaattggggggggggggtggttggtcgTATGGAAACGAAGGGTATCGACTGGATGGAGTTTTTTGTTATGTTTGTTGTATGTTGGTTATTAGGAAACTGGAGGGAGGAAATATGTGATAGCGCATTGTTATGgcgttgtttttttgttacACACTTATTTCTCTCTCATCTTCAGGCTTTCTTTTTTGGACGGTGCTGTCAACTCTGTATAGAAGACAGCCGAATAAATATGAGAGCAGTGGTTTTATTATCAGACATGAATGAGAgctgacggtggtggtggtgtaaagtggagggggtttgagaGGGATGAGTGTGGGGTGAGCTGAGTGAGTGGATTCCGTTGCTGATATCATTTGCATTGGGCGTCGGGGGGGGTGTATCGGTGTCTTATCAGATCGGTCAGGTCGGTTCGGATGGGCCGGAGAGCGATGCGGTGCGGCGGTGTTTTGTGTCCAAGTACGGAGTAAGACTTTTATCCACCCGTGTATAGacgagaaagagagagagagtaaaatatatattctCGTCTTTTGTCCTTGATATCTTGAATTGAAAAGCTGCCAGGCCTTAACTCCGAACATACTCCGTTCACTGGTGGAGTTCCCAAGTCCCTGTCATGGAAGATGAAGTCAGCGGACATAGCACGGACAAGATGTGTTTCTAGATCTGAGATTTGGTGACACCAAATCT of Podospora pseudopauciseta strain CBS 411.78 chromosome 7 map unlocalized CBS411.78m_7, whole genome shotgun sequence contains these proteins:
- a CDS encoding uncharacterized protein (COG:S; EggNog:ENOG503NY0E), whose protein sequence is MSYNPPMSFSERRGAVFNEELSLNTHHGIKSLAQPRPRGPPTPSMSTPAADFDQVTGSPPPPPTPAASPGPSNSRPDWKSADETEEAYLATIRQYFVKCNSAQRGRLLSDLLNLCTSQQLSFVHQFVSPLLKKDPFTTLPDELCLRILSFIDDPKVLVRASQVSRRWRDLLSDDMTWKNLCVKHDYQRRMSEVQAMRAELYGHAQRDDGAAAGDCSGALTSNSLPTSFGSSTGARPRLTSYKSHFKQRYLVDVAWRTGGRNISKNLTQDGGVVTSLHLTSKYIIVALDNARIHVFDTEGNALRTLQGHVMGVWAMVPWDDILVSGGCDREVRVWDLTTGNCLHTLRGHTSTVRCLKMSDANTAISGSRDTTLRVWDIRNGTLIKLLVGHQASVRCLEIKGDIVVSGSYDTTAKVWSISEGRCLHTLSGHYSQIYAIAFDGYRVATGSLDTSVRIWNAQTGECQAVLQGHTSLVGQLQMRGGTLVTGGSDGSVRVWSLERFCPIHRLAAHDNSVTSLQFDDTRVVSGGSDGRVKVWDLKTGQLVRELITQGEAVWRVAFEDEKCVAMALKNSRTVMEVWNFSPPEEMLNDRPVIPLKRTLDAPAPDGSRPLSAFALDYRGAGSSSSGNGMLDVDMPDAGPSTAPLQQSGGMFFRDP